The window TCATGGGTTATTGTTTTATCATTGTAAGTATCATTTTAAACGGCTCAATGGCATGCAGCGCATGGGGATGACCGGCAGGCATGATGATGCATTCCCCCTTCTTCAGGTGGTAGGGGGTACCGGAGATCCTGATCTCCGCTTCACCGTCGATCAGGTGCACCATTGCATCGAAGGGAGATGTATGTTCCGTCAATCCCTGATCCTTGTCGAATGAGAAGAGGGTAACATTTCCCGATTGCTTCTTGATGACTTGTTTGCTGATGACTCCACCGGAGGAGTACTCAATCGAATTCTCCATCGAGAAAATTGTTGCAGGTTCAAAAAAAGTTGCCATGATTGTCTTATTTAAATGGTTGATAATTGTAACAGTTCCATATCTTCGTCTACTGACGTGATTCCAGATAATCCGAAATTGTTTACCAGTACGTTCACCACGTTGGGAGAGAGGAATGCCGGCAGGGTAGGACCCAGGTGGATATTCTTTACCCCCAGATGGAGCAGGGCCAGCAGCACGATCACCGCTTTCTGTTCGTACCAGGCAATGTTGTAGGCAATGGGCAAATCATTCACATCATCCAGCCCCAGTGCCTCCTTCAGGGTGAGTGCGATCTTTACAAGTGAATAGCTGTCGTTGCACTGACCGGCATCCAGGATGCGGGGTATGCCGTTGATCTCGCCCAACGGCAGTTTGTTGTACCGGTACTTGGCACACCCTGCGGTCAGGATAACCGTATCCTGAGGTAACTTCTGCGCAAACTCGGTATAGTAGTTCCTGCCGGTCATTCTTCCGTCGCAACCGCCCATTACGATAAATTTGCGGATGTCGCCCGATTTCAATGCCGCAATCACCTTGTCGGCAAGGGCAATGACCTGATGATGTGCAAATCCTCCGACGATTTCGCCCGACTCTATCGCTTTGGGAGGCGCGCACTTTTTAGCATGTTCTATCAAGGCTGTAAAATCCTTGGGCTTTCCATCTTTCCGGTCACCAATATGTTTAAACCCTTCGAATCCCGATGCTCCGGTGGTGTAGACCCTGTCGGTATAGGTGGCCGACTTCCGGGGAGGTACGATACAGTTGGTAGTGAACAGGATGACGCCGTTGAAATTCTCAAAGTCTTCGGTCTGATGCCACCATGAGCTGCCGTAATTTCCCACGAAGTGGCTATATTTCTTGAATGCCGGGTAGTAGTTGGCAGGAAGCATTTCACTATGTGTATAGAGATCCACTCCTGTCCCCTCGGTCTGTTTCAGCAACTCCTCCATATCCTTCAAATCGTGGCCGCTGATAAGGATTCCCGGATTGTTGCGCACGCCGAGGTTGACCCTGGTGATCTCCGGATTCCCGTAGCTCGTCGTGTTTGCCCTGTCGAGCAATGCCATCACCTGCACACCATATTTTCCGGTTTCAAGTACCCATGCGGTGAGCTCCTCAGCCGTCAGTGAATTGTCTGTGGTGGCGACCAGCGCACGCTGCATGAATGCGTATATCTCCTCTTCTTCATATCCCAGGTTATAGGCATGTTCGGCATAAGCCGCCATCCCTTTCAGTCCGTAAATGATGAGTTCGCGCAGAGAACGGATATCCTCGTCTTCGGTGTTCAGTACGCCAACCTCAAACGCTTTCTGGCTTATCTCCGCTTCGGTCTCCCCGCTCCAGCATGCACCATCGAAAACGATCCCCTCAATGTCGCCGCCAGCATTTTCCAGCCTTTCCCTTGCCGCGTTCCGCATCTCAAAAGCCATCAGCAGACGCGTGACAAACCTGTTTTTGTCGAAATTGGCATTTGTAATGGTCATAAAGAGGCTATCGGTAATAAACCTGTTGATTTGTGGAATCTCGATTCCATATTTCCGCAACGAGACAGTGACGTGTGAGATCCCTTTGCACAGGAAGAGCAGCAGATCCTGAAGGTTGGCTACATCTGCACTCTTCCCGCAGACTCCCCTGACGGTGCAGCCTTCATTCTTGGCCGCTTCCTGGCATTGAAAGCAAAACATTTTATCCATATTATTCATTTTCTTGACTGTTGATGTTTAGTTCTACAAAGATATCCTGAAGGATCATGAACTTCTGTAACCCAGGTTACAGTCGGATTTTTTAAGTAATTTTAATGTTTCGACGCCCCTACTTCGACTCCCACCCTTTGATAATTTTGATTATCTGTGAGAGTTTAATTACTTTTGCTTCCAAAACGAAGCTGAGATGCAGAACACGGCGCTATCGGACTGTCCGTTGTTTTCGGGTATGGACGAGGAGTCACTCGACCAGTTCATATCCGGTACGGTGTCTGAGGTGAGAACTTTCCAGAAAGGAGAATATGTAGTCAGACAGGGTGACAACATCTCGTTTTTATACCTGTTGACAGAGGGTATTGTACGTACCGGGATGATTACGGCAGAGGGCAATCTGGTTGAGATTGAGTTTATTGAAGCTGTCCGTCCGTTGGCCTCCGCATTTCTCTTTTCCGATCATCACAGGTTCCCCGTAGATGTCATTGCCATGGAGAAGAGCGTTGTCTTTTTAATCCCGAAATCGCTCCTTCTGAAAGAGATGATGTTGAATGAAACGTTGTTGAGAAACTTTCTGAGGCTGAATTCCAATATGACCGTGTTCCTGTCGGGAAAGCTCAAGATGCTCTCGATCAAGAGCCTTCGGGCAAAGCTCTCGTTGTATATCCTGGAAAACACCTCCTACGAAA of the Petrimonas mucosa genome contains:
- the hcp gene encoding hydroxylamine reductase, whose product is MFCFQCQEAAKNEGCTVRGVCGKSADVANLQDLLLFLCKGISHVTVSLRKYGIEIPQINRFITDSLFMTITNANFDKNRFVTRLLMAFEMRNAARERLENAGGDIEGIVFDGACWSGETEAEISQKAFEVGVLNTEDEDIRSLRELIIYGLKGMAAYAEHAYNLGYEEEEIYAFMQRALVATTDNSLTAEELTAWVLETGKYGVQVMALLDRANTTSYGNPEITRVNLGVRNNPGILISGHDLKDMEELLKQTEGTGVDLYTHSEMLPANYYPAFKKYSHFVGNYGSSWWHQTEDFENFNGVILFTTNCIVPPRKSATYTDRVYTTGASGFEGFKHIGDRKDGKPKDFTALIEHAKKCAPPKAIESGEIVGGFAHHQVIALADKVIAALKSGDIRKFIVMGGCDGRMTGRNYYTEFAQKLPQDTVILTAGCAKYRYNKLPLGEINGIPRILDAGQCNDSYSLVKIALTLKEALGLDDVNDLPIAYNIAWYEQKAVIVLLALLHLGVKNIHLGPTLPAFLSPNVVNVLVNNFGLSGITSVDEDMELLQLSTI
- a CDS encoding Crp/Fnr family transcriptional regulator, coding for MQNTALSDCPLFSGMDEESLDQFISGTVSEVRTFQKGEYVVRQGDNISFLYLLTEGIVRTGMITAEGNLVEIEFIEAVRPLASAFLFSDHHRFPVDVIAMEKSVVFLIPKSLLLKEMMLNETLLRNFLRLNSNMTVFLSGKLKMLSIKSLRAKLSLYILENTSYEKNSFMLKRTQTQLAEYFGVQRPSLARTIGEMINEGVISLYKRELKVLNREKLERY
- a CDS encoding cupin domain-containing protein, translating into MATFFEPATIFSMENSIEYSSGGVISKQVIKKQSGNVTLFSFDKDQGLTEHTSPFDAMVHLIDGEAEIRISGTPYHLKKGECIIMPAGHPHALHAIEPFKMILTMIKQ